A window of bacterium genomic DNA:
CATCTCTACGACATTGCGAGGGATCCCGGCGAAACAACCGACCTCGCAGCCGCCCTCCCCACCAGCTGCAGCAGATGCTCTCGAATTACTACGACTACGCGAGACGCAACGGCGTCCTGCCGGTCCCCCACGATTTCGACGCGCAACGCCAGGTCGCGATGCTGACCTTGCTACCCTTCTATCTACTCGATCGCTGGCGAAGCTCGTGATCTGATACGGATCGCTCCGGCACACGCTCGAGAACAGGCGCCCTGCGTTCCGCTCGTCCCCTTTTCCTGGTCTTTCGCCCGCAACCGAACGAGGACAAAACCAATGTATCGCGGCACATACACACTCATCGGATCCGAGCTCAGCATGTTCACGCGCAAGCTCGAGTCGCAGCTCCGCTACCAGAACATCCCCCATATCTGGAAGTACAAGGGGATCGGCGGCGGCGGGGAGCTGGAGAAGCGCGCAGGCACTCGTTTCATCCCACTGCTCGAGACCCCGGACGGCTGGCTCTTGAACGACACGATCGCCATCGGACCCATGTTGAGTGCACGCTTCCGCGAAGCGCCCGTGCTCCCCGAAACCCCCATTCAGCGAGCAGCCTCCTTCATCGTCGAGGACTACCTGAACCACTGGTTCCCGAGACACGCGCTTCACTCGCGCTGGATCGACCTCGACAATGCCATGGACGCGGGCAAACACTTCGGGGTCAATATGCTCCTCGGCAAGAGCATCGAGGACGACTTGACGAGCGAGGAAGCGGAGAAGGTCGCTGGCATGGGCAAGGTGATGCGCGATTCGTTCGGGCTCGGCGCCTGCGATGTCCAGGGGGCCGGGCCCGACAAGGCCGAAGAGGTGCAGCAGGATTTCGATACGATGATGGACCTCTTCAAGCAGCACTTCGCCGCCCACGACTTCCTGCTCGGCGACCGCGCCTGCCTGGCGGACTTTGCACTCGCGGGTCCGGCGAAGGCCCACTTCATTCAAGATCCGCTGCCGATCTCCTGGCTCGCGGCGCAAGACAACGAGGCAATGCTCCGCGCGTTCGTCGCTCGCATCTACGAAGGCAAAGAAGCCGGAACGTCCTACCTCCCAGGTGACGAGATTCCGGAAACCCTCGGGCCCATGCTGGAACACGCGCGGGCGAACTATCAAC
This region includes:
- a CDS encoding glutathione S-transferase family protein, with protein sequence MYRGTYTLIGSELSMFTRKLESQLRYQNIPHIWKYKGIGGGGELEKRAGTRFIPLLETPDGWLLNDTIAIGPMLSARFREAPVLPETPIQRAASFIVEDYLNHWFPRHALHSRWIDLDNAMDAGKHFGVNMLLGKSIEDDLTSEEAEKVAGMGKVMRDSFGLGACDVQGAGPDKAEEVQQDFDTMMDLFKQHFAAHDFLLGDRACLADFALAGPAKAHFIQDPLPISWLAAQDNEAMLRAFVARIYEGKEAGTSYLPGDEIPETLGPMLEHARANYQ